From Burkholderia savannae, a single genomic window includes:
- the nifE gene encoding nitrogenase iron-molybdenum cofactor biosynthesis protein NifE, with amino-acid sequence MSASLKAKIAEVFDEPGCDKNQGKSEKQRKKGCTKQLSPGAAGGGCAFDGAKIALQPIVDVAHFVHGPIACEGNSWDNRHSASSGSQLYRTGFTTDINELDVVYGGEKRLFKSVREIIEKYDPPAVFVYQTCVTALIGDDIEAVCKRASEKFGKPVIPVNSPGFAGPKNLGNKLGGEAILDYVIGTREPAYTTPYDINIIGEYNLSGELWQTKPLLDALGVRVLSCISGDGRYNEIAASHRAKVNMMVCSKSMINIATKMQQRYGIPYFEGSFYGIGDMSDTLRQIAKLLVQQGAHAGLIDRTERLIEAEEARAWKRIAHYKARLTGKRVLLITGGVKSWSVVAALQEAGMEIVGTSIKKSTKEDKEKIKEIMGDDAHMIDDMTPREMYAMLRDAKANIMLSGGRSQFVALKARMPWLDINQERH; translated from the coding sequence ATGTCCGCATCGCTGAAAGCCAAGATCGCCGAAGTGTTCGACGAGCCGGGTTGCGACAAGAACCAGGGCAAGAGCGAGAAGCAGCGCAAGAAGGGCTGCACGAAGCAGCTGTCGCCCGGCGCAGCCGGGGGCGGCTGCGCGTTCGACGGCGCGAAGATCGCGCTGCAGCCGATCGTCGACGTCGCCCATTTCGTGCACGGCCCGATCGCGTGCGAAGGCAACTCGTGGGACAACCGGCACTCGGCCTCGTCCGGATCGCAGCTCTACCGCACGGGCTTCACGACCGACATCAACGAGCTCGACGTCGTCTACGGCGGCGAGAAGCGGCTCTTCAAGAGCGTGCGCGAGATCATCGAGAAATACGATCCGCCGGCTGTGTTCGTCTATCAAACCTGCGTGACCGCGCTGATCGGCGATGACATCGAGGCCGTCTGCAAGCGCGCGTCCGAGAAGTTCGGCAAGCCGGTGATCCCGGTCAACTCGCCCGGCTTCGCCGGGCCGAAGAACCTTGGCAACAAGCTCGGCGGCGAGGCGATCCTCGACTACGTGATCGGCACGCGCGAGCCCGCGTACACGACGCCGTACGACATCAACATCATCGGCGAGTACAACCTGTCGGGCGAGCTGTGGCAGACGAAGCCGCTCCTCGACGCGCTCGGCGTCCGGGTCCTGTCGTGCATCTCCGGCGACGGCCGCTACAACGAGATCGCCGCCTCGCACCGCGCGAAGGTCAACATGATGGTGTGCTCGAAGTCGATGATCAACATCGCGACGAAGATGCAGCAGCGCTACGGCATTCCGTATTTTGAAGGTTCGTTCTACGGCATCGGCGACATGAGCGACACGCTGCGGCAGATCGCGAAGCTGCTCGTGCAGCAGGGCGCGCACGCCGGCCTGATCGATCGCACCGAGCGCCTGATCGAGGCCGAGGAAGCGCGTGCGTGGAAGCGTATCGCGCACTACAAGGCGCGCCTCACCGGCAAGCGCGTGCTGTTGATCACGGGCGGCGTGAAGTCGTGGTCGGTCGTCGCCGCGCTGCAGGAGGCGGGGATGGAGATCGTCGGCACCAGCATCAAGAAGAGCACGAAGGAAGACAAGGAAAAAATCAAGGAGATCATGGGCGACGACGCGCACATGATCGACGACATGACGCCGCGCGAGATGTACGCGATGCTGCGCGACGCGAAGGCCAACATCATGCTGTCGGGCGGCCGCTCGCAGTTCGTCGCGCTGAAGGCGCGGATGCCGTGGCTCGACATCAACCAGGAGCGCCACTGA
- a CDS encoding cysteine synthase A, whose translation MDVRQGFVDCVGRTPLIRLAKLSAETGCDILGKAEFMNPGGSVKDRAARYIIEDAERRGALKPGGTVVEGTAGNTGIGLAHLCAARGYRCVIVIPETQSPEKMALLRTLGADVRSVPAAPYKDPNNYQKIAGRLAAELDNAIWANQFDNLVNRQAHYETTGPEIWRDTAGTVDAFVCATGTGGTLAGVSRYLKERDPEIRIVLADPCGSGLYSYVKTGEIKVEGNSITEGIGSSRVTANLEGAPIDDAVRIDDPACVAMVYRLLREEGLYVGGSSGINVAAAVWLARQMGPGHTIVTLLCDRGDIYRTRLFNREWLRERGLEPS comes from the coding sequence ATGGACGTGCGGCAGGGTTTCGTCGACTGCGTGGGACGCACGCCGCTCATCCGCCTGGCGAAGCTCAGCGCGGAGACGGGCTGCGACATTCTCGGCAAGGCCGAATTCATGAACCCGGGCGGATCGGTCAAGGATCGCGCGGCGCGCTACATCATCGAAGACGCCGAGCGGCGCGGCGCGCTGAAGCCGGGCGGCACCGTCGTCGAGGGCACGGCCGGCAACACCGGCATCGGGCTCGCGCATCTTTGCGCGGCGCGCGGCTACCGCTGCGTGATCGTGATTCCCGAGACGCAGTCGCCGGAAAAGATGGCGCTGCTGCGCACGCTCGGCGCGGACGTGCGCTCCGTGCCGGCCGCGCCGTACAAGGACCCGAACAACTATCAGAAGATCGCCGGGCGGCTCGCCGCCGAGCTGGACAACGCGATTTGGGCCAACCAGTTCGACAACCTCGTCAATCGGCAGGCGCACTACGAGACGACCGGCCCGGAAATCTGGCGCGATACGGCGGGCACGGTCGATGCGTTCGTCTGCGCGACGGGAACGGGCGGCACGCTCGCGGGCGTGAGCCGCTATCTGAAGGAGCGCGATCCCGAGATCCGCATCGTGCTCGCGGACCCGTGCGGAAGCGGGCTCTACAGCTACGTGAAGACGGGCGAGATCAAGGTCGAGGGCAACTCGATCACGGAAGGCATCGGATCGAGCCGCGTGACGGCCAATCTGGAAGGCGCGCCGATCGACGACGCGGTGCGCATCGACGATCCGGCGTGCGTGGCGATGGTCTACCGGCTGTTGCGCGAAGAGGGGCTGTACGTCGGCGGATCGAGCGGAATCAACGTCGCGGCGGCCGTCTGGCTCGCACGGCAGATGGGGCCGGGGCATACGATCGTGACGCTGCTGTGCGATCGCGGCGACATTTACCGCACGCGGCTCTTCAACCGCGAGTGGCTGCGCGAAAGAGGGCTCGAGCCGTCGTAG
- a CDS encoding amidase → MDIAYLGVSEISSMLKRRLLSAVELTRIMLSRIDTVDPIMQAYIRVTEASALAEANRAEREIARGIDRGPLHGVPVAVKDIFDMKGVPTTAGMAIRANALATEDATVIRRLREAGAVILGKLSMTEGAYAEHRAPFPTPRNAWHADYWPGASSSGSAVAVSAGLCYAALASETGGSIRLPAAANGVTGIKPTWGRVSRHRTFELASTLDHVGVIARSAADAAAALGIVAGRDPADPTTSLRAVPQFSVEPCHDLEGVRLGVDTSWLGARLSNVMSLAISDAIATLSDLGATIVEVALPNVEEMIWDWFPVCAVQAAVAHDTTYPSRRSEYSPSLATLIEQGRALPGTQYQRLLLRRQEFRGRLLALFSQVDFVALPVLPAGVPTIERMSRIDDELIADIHRFTCPFNMASLPSVVLPCGFSADAMPLVFQLIGAPFSEAELVNASNAFQSATDWHAKHPVGA, encoded by the coding sequence GTGGATATTGCATACTTGGGCGTGTCCGAGATATCGTCGATGCTTAAGCGGCGGCTTCTCTCCGCGGTTGAGTTGACTCGGATCATGCTTTCTCGCATTGATACAGTCGACCCAATCATGCAGGCATACATCCGGGTAACGGAAGCTTCCGCGCTCGCCGAAGCGAACCGAGCCGAGCGGGAAATCGCGCGTGGGATAGATCGCGGACCCTTGCACGGTGTGCCAGTGGCAGTGAAGGACATTTTTGACATGAAGGGAGTGCCAACAACGGCAGGCATGGCAATTCGCGCCAATGCCCTTGCGACGGAAGACGCCACAGTCATTCGGCGATTGCGCGAAGCAGGTGCTGTGATACTCGGTAAGTTGTCTATGACGGAGGGCGCTTACGCGGAACATCGGGCGCCGTTCCCGACACCACGTAACGCGTGGCACGCCGACTATTGGCCTGGTGCGTCGTCGAGCGGTAGCGCGGTTGCCGTATCCGCCGGTCTCTGTTACGCAGCGCTCGCATCCGAAACTGGCGGCTCGATCCGCCTGCCCGCCGCTGCCAACGGAGTTACGGGTATCAAGCCTACTTGGGGACGTGTGTCTCGCCATCGAACGTTCGAGCTTGCCTCGACCCTCGACCACGTTGGTGTGATCGCTCGATCGGCTGCTGACGCTGCGGCCGCTCTTGGAATTGTCGCCGGCCGGGACCCCGCCGACCCGACTACGTCGCTCCGCGCAGTGCCTCAATTTTCCGTCGAGCCGTGCCATGACCTCGAAGGCGTTCGGCTTGGCGTCGACACGTCGTGGCTCGGCGCGCGCCTCAGCAACGTGATGTCCCTGGCGATCTCCGATGCCATTGCGACGCTCTCTGACCTCGGCGCGACGATCGTGGAGGTTGCGCTGCCAAATGTCGAAGAAATGATCTGGGACTGGTTTCCGGTATGCGCGGTACAAGCGGCAGTCGCACACGATACGACCTACCCATCTCGCAGAAGCGAATACAGTCCGAGTCTCGCGACGCTGATTGAGCAAGGACGCGCACTGCCGGGCACGCAGTACCAACGATTGCTGTTGCGCCGTCAGGAGTTCCGAGGCAGGCTGCTGGCGTTGTTCAGTCAAGTCGATTTCGTCGCGCTGCCTGTATTGCCGGCTGGCGTTCCGACGATCGAACGCATGTCTAGAATTGACGACGAACTTATTGCGGACATCCATCGATTCACATGCCCATTCAATATGGCCAGTTTGCCTTCCGTGGTCTTGCCCTGCGGATTTTCTGCAGACGCGATGCCGCTGGTTTTTCAGTTGATCGGTGCACCATTTTCTGAAGCAGAATTGGTGAACGCATCCAACGCATTCCAATCCGCGACTGACTGGCATGCGAAACACCCGGTAGGCGCGTGA
- a CDS encoding aminoacyl-tRNA deacylase → MSMSVTLQDCLRQKASRYEVIHHPYSHSNMEAAAAAHIPGDRLAKTVLLEDAQGYVAAVLPTTHAVRLSELWAKTGRHLVLAKEVELRELFKDCDVGALPPVCMAYGMQTFLDESLAQQPDVYFEAGDHEELVHMDRDEFLSLMDKAERASFSHKIQGVVS, encoded by the coding sequence ATGTCGATGTCCGTCACTTTGCAGGACTGCCTGCGCCAGAAGGCTTCGCGATACGAAGTCATCCATCATCCTTACAGCCACTCGAACATGGAGGCGGCCGCGGCGGCGCACATTCCAGGCGACCGTCTCGCGAAGACCGTGCTGCTCGAAGACGCACAGGGCTACGTCGCGGCCGTGCTGCCGACCACGCACGCGGTGCGGCTTTCGGAACTCTGGGCGAAGACCGGACGCCATCTCGTGCTCGCGAAGGAAGTCGAACTGCGCGAACTGTTCAAGGACTGCGACGTGGGCGCGCTGCCGCCCGTGTGCATGGCCTACGGGATGCAGACGTTCCTCGACGAGAGCCTCGCGCAGCAGCCGGACGTGTATTTCGAGGCCGGCGACCATGAAGAGCTGGTCCACATGGATCGCGACGAGTTCCTCTCGCTGATGGACAAGGCGGAACGGGCGAGCTTCTCGCACAAGATTCAGGGCGTGGTTTCGTGA
- a CDS encoding TolC family protein — MPKRIFAALVSAAIAASAVQAQAQSAPPAVAPGRPAAMPADAGAPSAPTPPASTAESAAAPPALSLDDALNLAAANNPLLKSAQSDADASVGALVQAGARPNPSVSLLQEGFERQERTTTGLVNQTIELGGKRRSRVDAASYGREFALASLDGRASALRADVTSAFYGLLAAQRQLQVAEESAAIAARSADMADKRARAGKVSPVEATKARVAQTAAQIELSNAQTRVTAALARLANVTGSALVRERAASGDLDALPTVEPLPQLLGRLDDAPLSRAAKAAMLRTNAQIAIERAKRVPDITVSAGVKRVVTGGAPDNQAVVGISIPLPLFDTNKGAILEAVHKAAKASADFDAERARLRLDLTQAYANFERSTNEARRLKADVLPAARQSLDAMSRGYQLGKFSFLDVLDAQRTLFDAQSRYVLALADAHQSYADIDRLVGAPSRDASRPLAQLR; from the coding sequence ATGCCCAAGCGTATCTTCGCCGCACTCGTGTCGGCCGCGATCGCGGCGTCGGCGGTGCAGGCGCAAGCGCAGTCCGCACCGCCCGCCGTCGCGCCCGGCCGGCCGGCCGCCATGCCCGCCGACGCCGGCGCGCCTTCCGCGCCGACGCCGCCCGCGTCCACCGCCGAGTCCGCCGCCGCCCCGCCCGCGCTGTCGCTCGACGACGCGCTGAACCTCGCCGCGGCGAACAACCCGCTGCTCAAGAGCGCGCAATCCGACGCCGATGCGTCCGTCGGCGCGCTCGTCCAGGCGGGCGCGCGGCCGAATCCAAGCGTGTCGCTCCTGCAGGAAGGCTTCGAGCGGCAGGAGCGGACGACGACCGGCCTCGTCAACCAGACGATCGAGCTGGGCGGCAAGCGGCGCTCGCGCGTCGACGCCGCATCGTACGGCCGCGAGTTCGCGCTCGCGTCGCTCGACGGCCGCGCGAGCGCGCTGCGCGCCGATGTGACGAGCGCGTTCTACGGCCTGCTCGCCGCGCAGCGTCAGTTGCAGGTCGCCGAGGAATCCGCGGCGATCGCCGCGCGCTCGGCCGACATGGCGGACAAGCGCGCGCGAGCCGGCAAGGTGTCGCCCGTCGAGGCGACGAAGGCGCGCGTCGCGCAGACGGCCGCGCAGATCGAGCTGTCGAACGCGCAGACGCGCGTGACGGCGGCGCTCGCGCGGCTCGCCAACGTGACGGGCAGCGCCCTCGTGCGCGAGCGCGCCGCGTCGGGCGACCTCGATGCGCTGCCCACCGTCGAGCCGTTGCCGCAATTGCTCGGACGGCTCGACGACGCGCCGCTCTCTCGCGCGGCGAAGGCCGCCATGCTGCGCACGAACGCGCAGATCGCGATCGAGCGCGCGAAGCGCGTGCCGGACATCACCGTGAGCGCGGGCGTCAAGCGCGTCGTCACGGGCGGCGCGCCGGACAATCAAGCAGTCGTCGGCATATCCATTCCGCTGCCGCTGTTCGATACGAACAAGGGCGCGATTCTCGAAGCGGTCCACAAGGCCGCGAAGGCGAGCGCCGATTTCGACGCCGAGCGCGCGCGCCTGCGGCTCGATCTCACGCAGGCCTACGCGAACTTCGAGCGCTCGACGAACGAAGCGCGGCGGCTGAAGGCCGACGTGCTGCCGGCCGCGCGGCAATCGCTCGACGCGATGTCGCGCGGCTACCAGCTCGGCAAGTTCAGCTTCCTCGACGTGCTCGACGCACAGCGCACGCTGTTCGACGCGCAGTCGCGCTACGTGCTGGCGCTCGCCGACGCGCACCAGTCGTACGCGGACATCGATCGCCTCGTCGGCGCGCCGTCGCGCGACGCGTCCCGCCCCCTCGCCCAACTTCGCTGA
- a CDS encoding adenosine-specific kinase, giving the protein MLQLLTVAIDKPETTNFILGQTHFIKSVEDIHEALVGTVPGIRFGLAFCEASGKRLVRRSGTDGELTELACRNATAIGSGHCFLVFLGEGFYPVNVLNAIKAVPEVCRIFCATANPTEVVVAQTDQGRSILGVVDGFAPLGVENDEDVSWRKALLRNIGYKA; this is encoded by the coding sequence ATGCTGCAATTGCTTACCGTTGCGATCGACAAGCCCGAGACGACGAACTTCATTCTCGGTCAGACGCATTTCATCAAATCGGTGGAGGACATCCACGAGGCGCTCGTCGGCACCGTGCCGGGCATTCGGTTCGGCCTCGCGTTTTGCGAGGCGTCCGGCAAGCGCCTCGTGCGCCGCTCCGGCACCGACGGCGAGCTGACCGAGCTTGCGTGCCGGAACGCGACCGCGATCGGCTCGGGCCACTGCTTTCTCGTGTTTCTCGGCGAGGGCTTCTATCCGGTCAACGTGCTGAACGCGATCAAGGCCGTGCCCGAGGTCTGCCGGATTTTCTGCGCGACCGCGAATCCGACCGAGGTCGTCGTCGCGCAGACCGATCAAGGACGCAGCATCCTCGGCGTCGTCGACGGCTTTGCGCCGCTCGGCGTCGAAAACGACGAGGATGTGAGCTGGCGAAAGGCGCTGCTGCGCAACATCGGCTACAAGGCGTAG
- a CDS encoding ferredoxin family protein has protein sequence MSTVTVNVEEKLFQNRYRVDAGRPHIRIKDADVCLNECGLKSCTFVCPASCYKAEGNGSVTLITDGCLECGSCRILCSDHQNIEWEYPRGGHGVLFKFG, from the coding sequence ATGAGCACCGTGACAGTCAACGTCGAGGAGAAGCTGTTCCAGAACCGCTACCGCGTCGACGCGGGCCGGCCTCACATCCGGATCAAGGATGCTGACGTCTGCCTGAACGAATGCGGTCTGAAGAGCTGCACGTTCGTCTGTCCGGCGTCGTGCTACAAGGCCGAGGGCAACGGCTCGGTGACGCTGATCACCGACGGCTGCCTCGAATGCGGAAGCTGCCGCATCCTGTGCAGCGACCATCAAAACATCGAATGGGAGTATCCGCGGGGCGGCCACGGGGTGCTGTTCAAGTTCGGTTGA
- a CDS encoding efflux RND transporter periplasmic adaptor subunit: MQRKQLILAGAAAAGALAIALALARAPSTSSTPAGAAAAPASGAAGQHGGTVLAQGALSVEIVLSEKPDDARLVVYPFADGKPAPKGASVSGTLTRYDGSRVALQFSEAGAKYTSAQAIAKPHVFDASIDVKIGARRASFPFSRADGAIALSDEQIGAAKIGVARAGPAQVVASFQLPGEIKFNEDRTAHVVPRVAGIVERVAVSIGENVKAGQVLAVIASTDLADRRSELMTAERRLEAARTSYAREKTLWEERISAEQDYLLAQVQLREAEIAAANARQKLAALNASAASGALNRYELRAPFAGTIVEKHIAPGEAIAADANVFVVSDLSSVWAEMAVPAQRLNDVRVGRHASVNAAAFESKSSGPIAYVGALLGEQTRTAPARVVLPNPDGAWRPGMFVNVTVDAGTQNVPVAVASDALQDIDGAPAVFVRTPKGFVAQSVETGRRDAGSVEVVKGLAPGQIYAAANSFVLKAELGKGVADEH, from the coding sequence ATGCAACGCAAGCAATTGATCCTCGCCGGGGCGGCCGCGGCCGGCGCTCTCGCCATCGCACTGGCGCTCGCGCGCGCGCCGTCCACGTCGTCCACGCCGGCCGGAGCCGCCGCCGCTCCCGCATCGGGCGCGGCCGGCCAGCACGGCGGCACGGTGCTCGCGCAAGGCGCGCTGTCGGTCGAAATCGTGCTGTCGGAAAAGCCCGACGACGCGCGCCTCGTCGTCTACCCGTTCGCCGACGGCAAGCCCGCGCCGAAAGGCGCGAGCGTCTCCGGCACGCTGACCCGCTACGACGGCAGCCGCGTCGCGCTGCAGTTCTCGGAAGCGGGCGCGAAATACACGTCGGCGCAGGCGATCGCGAAGCCTCACGTATTCGACGCATCGATCGACGTGAAGATCGGCGCGCGGCGCGCGTCGTTCCCGTTCTCGCGCGCCGACGGCGCGATCGCGCTGAGCGACGAGCAGATCGGCGCGGCGAAGATCGGGGTCGCGCGCGCGGGCCCCGCGCAGGTGGTCGCGAGCTTCCAGTTGCCGGGCGAGATCAAGTTCAACGAGGACCGCACCGCGCACGTCGTGCCGCGCGTCGCGGGGATCGTCGAGCGGGTCGCCGTGTCGATCGGCGAGAACGTCAAAGCGGGGCAGGTGCTCGCCGTGATCGCGAGCACGGATCTCGCCGACCGCCGCAGCGAGCTGATGACGGCCGAGCGCCGGCTGGAGGCGGCCCGCACGTCGTACGCGCGAGAAAAGACCTTGTGGGAAGAGCGGATCTCCGCCGAGCAGGACTATTTGCTGGCGCAGGTGCAGTTGCGCGAGGCGGAGATCGCCGCGGCGAACGCGCGGCAGAAGCTCGCCGCGCTGAACGCGAGCGCCGCGTCCGGCGCGCTCAACCGCTACGAGCTGCGCGCGCCGTTCGCGGGCACGATCGTCGAGAAGCACATCGCGCCCGGCGAGGCGATCGCCGCCGACGCGAACGTATTCGTCGTGTCCGATCTGTCCTCGGTCTGGGCCGAGATGGCCGTGCCCGCGCAACGCCTGAACGACGTGCGCGTCGGCCGCCACGCGAGCGTCAACGCGGCCGCGTTCGAGTCGAAATCGAGCGGGCCGATCGCGTACGTCGGCGCGCTGCTCGGCGAGCAGACCCGCACCGCGCCCGCGCGCGTCGTGCTGCCGAACCCCGACGGCGCGTGGCGGCCCGGAATGTTCGTCAACGTGACCGTCGACGCGGGCACGCAAAACGTGCCGGTCGCTGTCGCGAGCGACGCGCTGCAGGACATCGACGGCGCGCCCGCCGTGTTCGTGCGCACGCCGAAGGGCTTCGTCGCGCAGTCGGTCGAGACGGGCCGGCGCGACGCCGGGAGCGTCGAGGTCGTCAAGGGCCTCGCGCCCGGCCAGATCTACGCCGCCGCGAACAGCTTCGTGCTGAAGGCGGAGCTCGGCAAGGGCGTTGCCGACGAGCACTGA
- a CDS encoding helix-turn-helix domain-containing protein: protein MGVTEAERVTYWQDVIRRIYCQSESTIPLNAARDFRAFLSRQAFGHVGIGHVEAPAVAYSRKISDVRQSPSEDFLVSILESGGANIEQNGKRAIQNCGNMVIYDTARPFDYEFISDYKITLLSLPRSQMLHRIPNIEKLTAVPINTHSQIGALASTVIRGAAQMDLVVDASARAKIGSSVIDIFSAAIEMELYSGGLIESRQIDVVERAKRYITGNLSDSSLDISKIANAIGISNRTLNRAFAAEGTTAVRWLWQARLHECYMALNDGRMGRVSDIASAYGFNDVSHFSRAFKLMYGVTPTSIARR from the coding sequence ATGGGTGTCACGGAAGCTGAGCGCGTGACATATTGGCAAGACGTCATTCGACGAATATATTGCCAATCAGAATCGACTATACCGTTAAACGCAGCGCGAGATTTTAGAGCCTTTCTGTCGCGGCAAGCATTTGGCCATGTTGGGATCGGCCATGTTGAAGCGCCAGCCGTCGCCTATTCGCGAAAAATTTCAGATGTCCGCCAATCTCCAAGTGAAGATTTTCTGGTTAGCATCTTAGAGTCTGGAGGTGCTAACATTGAACAAAATGGGAAAAGAGCAATACAAAATTGCGGAAATATGGTTATCTATGATACCGCGCGCCCATTCGATTATGAGTTTATTTCTGATTATAAAATTACATTGCTTAGTCTTCCGCGAAGCCAAATGTTACATAGAATCCCGAACATCGAGAAGCTCACCGCAGTTCCAATTAACACCCATTCTCAGATAGGCGCACTTGCCTCGACAGTCATCCGTGGCGCAGCTCAGATGGATCTGGTGGTTGACGCGAGTGCGCGCGCGAAGATTGGATCTTCGGTGATCGATATATTCAGTGCTGCAATCGAGATGGAGCTATACAGTGGAGGGTTGATTGAGAGTCGACAGATTGATGTAGTAGAGCGTGCCAAACGCTACATCACGGGAAATCTCTCGGATTCGAGTCTCGATATAAGTAAAATTGCGAATGCTATAGGTATATCAAACAGAACCCTTAATCGTGCATTCGCGGCTGAAGGAACCACTGCGGTTCGGTGGCTGTGGCAAGCGAGATTGCACGAGTGTTACATGGCACTCAATGACGGACGTATGGGGCGGGTGTCGGACATCGCGTCAGCATATGGTTTTAACGATGTTTCACATTTCAGCCGTGCATTCAAGTTGATGTACGGCGTTACGCCCACATCAATCGCGCGGCGCTGA